The following coding sequences lie in one Pseudomonas sp. B33.4 genomic window:
- a CDS encoding sensor histidine kinase, translating into MAESPILSSAEQTALIAQLQSESAALREELDETNQGVLALYAELDTQAEQLRQASDLKSRFLSYMSHEFRTPLGSILSINSLLADELDGPLSPEQHKQVAFVSTAARELSDMVDDLLDLAKIEAGRITISPAWFDMFDLFSALRGMFRPIVDATAVDLIFEEPGGLPRLYTDDKKLAQILRNFISNSLKFTTRGEVRVSARLEGVDKIRFAVSDTGIGIAAELHGALFEDFSQVDSPLQKRLRGTGLGLSLCKRFAALLGGEVGLESTPGVGSTFFVVIPLAIALENVDET; encoded by the coding sequence ATGGCTGAGTCACCGATTTTGAGCAGCGCCGAACAGACCGCGTTGATTGCGCAGTTGCAGAGCGAATCCGCCGCACTGCGCGAAGAACTCGATGAAACCAATCAGGGCGTGCTCGCGCTGTACGCCGAGCTCGACACTCAGGCCGAGCAATTGCGTCAGGCCTCGGATCTCAAAAGCCGATTCCTGTCCTACATGAGCCACGAATTCCGCACGCCTTTAGGCTCGATCCTCAGCATCAACAGCCTGCTCGCCGACGAGCTCGACGGCCCGCTCAGTCCCGAGCAGCACAAACAGGTGGCGTTCGTCAGCACGGCGGCACGCGAGCTCAGCGACATGGTCGATGACCTGCTCGACCTGGCGAAGATCGAGGCCGGGCGCATCACCATTTCCCCGGCGTGGTTCGACATGTTCGACCTGTTCTCCGCGCTGCGCGGGATGTTCCGGCCGATTGTCGATGCCACTGCGGTGGATCTGATCTTTGAAGAACCCGGCGGCTTGCCGCGCCTGTACACCGATGACAAGAAACTCGCGCAGATCTTGCGTAACTTCATTTCCAATTCGCTGAAGTTCACCACCCGTGGCGAAGTGCGGGTGTCGGCGCGCCTCGAAGGCGTGGACAAGATCCGTTTTGCCGTCAGCGACACCGGAATCGGTATCGCTGCGGAGTTGCATGGTGCATTGTTCGAGGACTTTTCCCAGGTCGACTCGCCGCTGCAGAAACGTCTGCGCGGCACCGGGCTGGGCCTGTCACTGTGCAAACGCTTCGCGGCCCTGCTCGGCGGTGAAGTCGGGCTGGAAAGCACGCCGGGGGTTGGCTCGACCTTCTTCGTGGTCATTCCACTGGCGATCGCTCTGGAGAACGTCGATGAAACGTGA
- a CDS encoding ATP-binding protein gives MNIVGTLTQVLPIEDSSQIGYARRTAQQLAEQHGFDERDAGRVALVATELASNVLKHATHGALHLRVLPRPTGFGIEMLAVDRAQGFDLEACMADGFSTGGTQGIGLGAVSRQTEVFDVYADARGAVLLARLYPRTDRDPDIRYGVSQHSLHNDPACGDVWHLKYEGASISALVIDGLGHGEEAERAGRAGAQTFALAPFADPVMLMEDMHRDMIGTRGGAVAFTQFDGRRDSLTFAGVGNIGASLIAADKSRGLASHPGIVGVQYRKARPFDYAHVNGHLLIMYSDGLQSRWNLQDYPGLVHRHPAVIASVLHRDFSRGRDDATVLVVALEAAHG, from the coding sequence ATGAATATCGTGGGGACGTTGACTCAGGTTCTGCCAATCGAAGACAGCAGTCAGATCGGTTATGCCCGGCGCACCGCGCAGCAACTCGCTGAACAGCATGGCTTTGATGAGCGCGATGCCGGGCGTGTCGCGTTGGTTGCCACTGAACTGGCGAGCAATGTGCTCAAACATGCCACTCACGGCGCACTGCATCTTCGGGTATTACCACGGCCTACGGGTTTCGGCATCGAGATGCTCGCGGTGGATCGCGCTCAGGGCTTTGATCTGGAGGCCTGCATGGCCGACGGATTCTCCACGGGCGGCACGCAGGGGATCGGCCTCGGTGCAGTTTCGCGGCAGACCGAAGTATTTGACGTCTATGCCGACGCCCGTGGCGCGGTACTGTTGGCGCGTCTTTACCCGCGCACGGACCGCGATCCGGATATCCGTTATGGCGTCAGCCAGCACTCGTTGCACAACGATCCGGCGTGCGGTGACGTTTGGCACCTGAAGTATGAAGGCGCCAGCATCAGCGCGCTGGTGATCGATGGCCTCGGGCATGGCGAGGAAGCCGAACGCGCCGGTCGTGCGGGGGCGCAGACCTTTGCCCTGGCTCCGTTTGCCGATCCGGTGATGCTGATGGAAGACATGCACCGCGACATGATCGGCACTCGTGGCGGTGCCGTCGCGTTTACCCAGTTCGACGGCAGGCGCGACAGCCTGACCTTCGCTGGCGTGGGCAATATTGGCGCCAGCCTGATCGCCGCTGACAAATCGCGCGGTCTGGCCTCGCACCCAGGTATCGTCGGCGTGCAATACCGAAAAGCCCGGCCCTTTGACTATGCTCACGTGAACGGACATCTATTGATCATGTACAGCGACGGCTTGCAGTCCCGTTGGAATCTACAAGACTACCCCGGCCTGGTGCATCGCCACCCCGCTGTGATAGCCAGCGTCCTGCACCGCGACTTCAGTCGCGGGCGTGACGATGCAACAGTATTGGTCGTTGCCCTGGAGGCCGCCCATGGCTGA
- a CDS encoding anti-sigma regulatory factor, with translation MTVRSSGTQPIHIEQDVVLARQTARKLATECGMRLIDLTKMVTAVSELARNTMVYGGGGDMDWQILDEDHKVGLRLTFRDEGPGIADIKLAMTDGWTSGSGMGLGLTGAKRLVEEFELDTEPGKGTRITITRWT, from the coding sequence ATGACCGTTCGCAGCAGCGGTACTCAACCCATTCACATCGAGCAGGATGTCGTGCTCGCGCGCCAGACAGCACGCAAACTGGCCACCGAATGCGGCATGCGCCTGATCGACCTGACGAAAATGGTCACGGCGGTCAGCGAACTGGCGCGCAACACCATGGTTTACGGGGGCGGCGGCGACATGGACTGGCAGATTCTCGATGAGGATCACAAGGTCGGTCTGCGCCTGACGTTTCGTGATGAAGGGCCGGGCATCGCCGACATCAAGCTGGCGATGACCGATGGCTGGACGTCCGGCAGCGGCATGGGGCTGGGCCTGACCGGCGCAAAACGGCTGGTCGAAGAGTTCGAACTCGACACCGAGCCCGGCAAAGGCACACGCATAACGATCACCCGATGGACATGA
- a CDS encoding STAS domain-containing protein yields MERIPILQMGKFLLVTIQVDMHDQLALTLQDDLSERISKTSARGVLIDISALDMVDSFIGRMISTISGLSKIMDAETMLVGMQPAVAITLVELGLTLPGVSTALNVERGMKLLQERVDRQ; encoded by the coding sequence ATGGAACGTATCCCGATTCTCCAGATGGGCAAGTTCCTGCTGGTGACCATTCAGGTCGATATGCATGACCAGCTCGCCCTCACCCTGCAGGACGACTTGTCCGAGCGCATCAGCAAGACCTCGGCGCGGGGCGTGCTGATCGACATCTCGGCGCTGGACATGGTCGACTCGTTCATTGGCCGGATGATCAGCACGATCTCCGGCCTGTCGAAAATCATGGACGCCGAAACCATGCTGGTCGGCATGCAGCCGGCGGTGGCGATCACCCTGGTCGAACTCGGCCTGACCCTGCCCGGGGTCAGCACGGCATTGAACGTCGAGCGCGGGATGAAGCTGTTGCAGGAACGAGTAGACCGGCAATGA
- a CDS encoding STAS domain-containing protein, with product MAALQNSTLDAMKNKQAQLLSEWVNGLEASGATRNLKDHDIQQQTGEFLQLVISGLQNDNGTNVAAPGWETTRQFLEKLSHSRALLGQDSQQTASFIFALKGPLFNLLQSHYKDQPALLAEQLWEISELLDAFGMHTIRTFQKSREAVIKRQQEELLELSTPVVKLWDGVLALPMIGTLDSQRTQVVMESLLQRIVDTGSEIAIIDITGVPTVDTLVAQHLLKTVTAIRLMGADCIISGVRPQIAQTIVHLGLDLQGVVTKANLADALKLALTRLGVSLVKTV from the coding sequence ATGGCAGCACTGCAGAACAGCACACTCGATGCGATGAAAAACAAACAAGCACAACTGCTGAGTGAATGGGTCAACGGACTGGAAGCCAGCGGTGCCACGCGCAATCTGAAAGACCACGACATACAGCAACAAACCGGCGAATTCCTGCAACTGGTGATCAGTGGTCTGCAAAACGACAACGGCACCAATGTGGCCGCGCCGGGCTGGGAAACCACCCGTCAGTTCCTCGAAAAACTGTCCCACAGCCGCGCCCTGCTCGGTCAGGATTCGCAACAGACCGCCAGTTTTATCTTCGCCCTCAAAGGCCCGTTGTTTAACCTGCTGCAGAGCCATTACAAAGATCAGCCTGCGCTGCTCGCCGAACAACTCTGGGAAATCTCCGAGCTGCTCGACGCCTTCGGCATGCACACCATCCGCACCTTCCAGAAATCCCGCGAAGCGGTGATCAAGCGTCAGCAGGAAGAACTGCTGGAGCTGTCGACCCCGGTGGTCAAGCTGTGGGACGGCGTGCTCGCGCTGCCGATGATCGGCACCCTCGACTCGCAGCGCACGCAAGTGGTGATGGAGTCGCTGCTGCAACGCATCGTCGACACGGGTTCGGAAATCGCCATCATCGACATCACCGGCGTGCCGACCGTCGATACCCTCGTCGCCCAGCACCTGTTGAAAACCGTCACCGCGATCCGCCTGATGGGCGCCGACTGCATCATCAGCGGTGTGCGTCCGCAAATCGCGCAAACCATCGTCCACCTCGGTCTCGACCTGCAAGGCGTGGTGACCAAGGCCAATCTGGCCGACGCATTGAAACTGGCCCTGACCCGTCTGGGTGTCAGCCTCGTCAAGACGGTATAA
- a CDS encoding DUF4142 domain-containing protein, translating into MDGFNLRHLVLAVALSSGMGSAFAATDNNFVDNAAAGGIAEIETSRLALEKSQSADIKAFANMMITDHGKANDELATIAKANDIEVPDTTTLVKQAKEKILEVRDESFDAAYANNQVKAHEETIELFKKQANTVTDDKVKGAPELKAFAQKMLPALEKHLAAAKELQAKHPSK; encoded by the coding sequence ATGGACGGATTCAACCTGCGTCATCTGGTTTTGGCTGTCGCTTTGAGCAGCGGCATGGGCAGTGCTTTCGCCGCCACGGACAACAACTTTGTCGATAACGCCGCTGCCGGTGGCATTGCCGAAATCGAAACCAGTCGTTTAGCCCTGGAAAAGAGCCAATCGGCGGACATCAAGGCGTTCGCCAACATGATGATCACCGATCACGGTAAAGCCAACGATGAACTGGCGACCATTGCCAAGGCCAATGACATCGAGGTCCCGGACACCACAACGCTGGTCAAACAGGCCAAGGAAAAAATCCTTGAAGTGCGTGATGAGTCTTTCGACGCGGCGTACGCCAACAATCAGGTGAAGGCGCACGAAGAGACCATCGAGCTGTTCAAGAAACAAGCCAATACTGTGACCGATGACAAGGTCAAAGGCGCTCCTGAACTGAAGGCCTTTGCGCAGAAAATGCTGCCGGCGCTGGAGAAACACCTCGCGGCTGCCAAAGAATTGCAGGCCAAGCATCCGAGCAAGTAA
- a CDS encoding YdcH family protein, which produces MPVTHDLLQDLKLTKEEIQQKRTADPHLDALINKYSQADADVVKAETATSDAPSDDTLKKLKEKRLQVKDKIVEQLQARS; this is translated from the coding sequence ATGCCGGTGACCCATGATCTGTTACAGGATTTGAAGCTTACGAAGGAAGAGATCCAGCAAAAACGCACCGCGGATCCACATCTGGACGCACTGATCAACAAGTATTCCCAGGCGGACGCCGACGTGGTCAAGGCCGAGACAGCCACCTCGGATGCACCCAGCGATGACACGCTGAAAAAACTCAAAGAGAAGCGCTTGCAGGTCAAGGACAAGATCGTCGAGCAACTACAGGCGCGATCCTGA